From Bombyx mori chromosome 18, ASM3026992v2:
TAAAAGAAATCTTCACAACGCACAGGAGACACAATTGAGGCGAAAGAGAGGTTTATTCTTATTAAGTACGTCTGCGTAGTTCAAAATCCTCTTTATGactacgaaaataaaaatttgcgtatttttatcttttgcaTGTTTGACAATGTAAGACATTAATAAGATATTTCTGGAAAAAAAGACAAGCTGAATTGTTTCGTAGGATTAAtcttacaccggtcactcacatgcgcacgaatacgcaaacccgcaagtgtaggacgacatttgcgaatgattatgcaaagttttcgctgcattcgtggttttccaagctgtgtcggttttttaacagacatcaaagcgtgcgaacctcgaaccttcgcgtagtctcccacacattcgcttacccagttgcgccgacgattgcgaaggtaacggacgtatcgccattttcatagttcgtgacgtctactgtgtagcgtatcttcatcaaaagaaatcccataaaaacagcatggctgttcattaacagccatgctgtttttatgggatttcattatgtctgggaaagaattcaaaactctttttcttttcaatgttctattgacgaattaaaaaggaggagaaattcgtgagacattcgtaaacaagtgtaggaggaagcgcaaacgggttcgcaaattgagtatgcgaacccatttgcacagccgctaggtttgcgaatgaatgtttgacggcccttcacatgtgcgcaaacattcgtacaagtacgaatatttgcgcgcatgtcagtggccggcattaggACTATGGTATATTGGGAATCAGTGGTAGCGATTACTTTGGCATTCAATGAGCATGGTCAGTGTAATGCTGACGAACTGTGACCTGTGATGTAATTGCTGCTAACATTAGAACTAGAAGCATCGGGGTAAATCGAGGGTGGATCCAGCGGATTCGTCAAGACGTATAGAGGTTATTGACGATACCCATCTAAACAGCTGTATTATACGCCGGCACAGAGTTGTATTTAATAGTGGTCACGATTAGAGGACTCATTCGCCAAGCAGCAActctttttctgtttttttaggtctcctttgggCGCTTGGGtcgctgttagcaaatcccacatcTTCTGGCTGAGcgcttgctcgcccacctgtactAGATAAACCGGAAAGGCCACCAGGCCTCCAGTGGTCCCTCAATCacaaaaaagaattttaaaaagttAATGAGAGCCCGTTACTAAAAGTTGAAACCTGAAAAAATACGAAATCTAGAAAATAATATTTCCCAAACCTCTCCTCGCCTTACTGCTTAGTACGTTTGATCTATAAAAGtccaaaatcataaataatctataacattatttaagttgaaattgtaaaattaaataatttcatataggtaggtacatatgtacggtacggactttttggcgggaacgcgaggagtgaatttgtgtgactgtgaaagtgcacaaatgtggggaaataaaataaagccgctggacgtaacttctcgggatgcTCGAAAAAGTCCCTGAAAAAATCTCCgttaatgaccaccattttactgagattatatttgaatcgtctattatcaaaggtggcaatctgtgcatttggacaaaaaaattttattgatatgtcaatacagattgatttgaatataatcgtctccttcaaagaatacggttcaaaacctgcattaaataaaggttaatagttaacctgttatttatctaagatgtcgttccgaagagttttgtgactgccaatggaatacaaagtcaataaatcgtttttctgatttaccaataattgtccaaaagtcagattgccggctttgataatagtcgactcatttcatcccatatcatctcatcccgtttcatttaatttcatcccagttgattaatatccCAAATtattcatcttcatttcatttcactccatattatcatttttcataaaaataagaatgtacggttcttttaaatttggaaaattgTCGTACAGGGACTACCTGTTTCTCGAATTCTAAcacataaaaatttaaatctagatttttttatttcaatagtttaaccgatattttttttagggattttatgtcctggtaactaagacctttagggcatgtcttatttaatttatattcttatttgtatgaaaaatgataatacggagtgaaatgaaatgatatgaaatgaagatgatgaatttgagacattaatcaactggtatgaaattaaatgaaatgagataagacGATATGGGATGAAAATATATGAATAGCAATTTCggaaagggcacatctctgaaaatgtaaaatgttattttcgaaagcagtgtaaaatttaaaatattaacttttgagatatattttagtgttaattagcaattgaaaattactggaattattataaaatggttgtaggtaagcctcaaaactacatgtatttgaaaaaacgtatttgacaaaatatgcgacatgtgccctttttgaaattgcatattcatatataattgaataaaaaggtggtcatttactgCTAAAAttccagtggactttttggaggatcccgagaagttacgtccagcggctttgttttattttcccacatacGTGCACTTTaacagatactaaatagttaataaaccaccgtttttacacatttaaatctgaagaaacactaaataggcaaaataaaacaaatcacacaacttcactcctcgcgttcccgccaaaaactcTATAACCGATATTTTACGATGACCATAAACTACTCATAGATACTACCAGATGCTACGTTTCTGCCGACCGTAGACAATGTAAAGTTACGAAAAATATGCCacgcaaacaaaattaaacaaaataaatgcaattgttgacagaaataaaaataatgtcaatGCGGTACACGTGCATTgcaaaaaaacctttattatccATTTGTGTCATACTAATTATGTTTGTGTTGCTCAGATTTAAGTCAATAATTTAAGTCTTTCATACTCTAAGAACTAAATAATTCCATACTTGAAATCTACGCTAAAATCACATGTCACAACTGCCAAACAAAAGGTGAATCCTGGTAACATTCCAAAAACAAACTCGTTCGTGTAATGATGAACTTGTGAACCGGCAACGCCGTCGTTTTCGTACGACAATAACTTTTGTGTTTGttctttgttctttttttacaatttaaatgaaGTGAACAACGTCCAGTGCTGTgagttttattactattttgttTTCTGTAGTGTAGTAACAATAAAAGAACAATGCAAAACGATATGGAGAATGGCGGCGGCGACGCCAATACCAATGTGTCACCGACCAAACTCATGGTCAATTACATACCGGAGCTGATGACGCGCGACATGATGTACGCGCTCTTCTCTGCCATGGGTAAAATAGAGAGCTGCAAGCTGATAGCGAATCGCGGCTACGGCTTTGTTGAGTATGAAAAACATGAGGACGCTGAGAAGGCGCGGGCTGCATTCAACGGCCTACTGATGCAAGGCAAGACGCTGAAAGTGTCGTTTGCGCTCCTCAACCCTGAGAACAAAGTCAGCCACAAGCCCGACACCGAATCCAACCTGTACATCAGCAATTTACCACCAGACATGACCCTCGAAAGACTCAACACTCTTTTCAGTCCTTTCGGTAACATCACGAATAGCCGCGTGTCACAAGGTATCGGCTTTGTTTGCTACGAGACCCGGCAACAGGCCGAAGATGCAATAAAACACATGAACGGACAATGCCCAATACCGGGAGCGGGTGCCGTCATCGTCAAGTTTGCGAATAAACCTAACGCAAATAAAAATGCTCCTAGACCTTCGGCACGTTCCGGCGTGGGAGCTCCGCCGATCGCGTATAACGGAGCAACTGCTGTGTTCAACGGTTCTACGCCTGCAGCTTTCAACGGTACTAATATTAGTGCAGCGTTCGGAGCGCGCGCTTATGCCACTGGTTTCCCGCAGGCGTCGCCGCCACCACTGCTACCTTCGCCCGGCAAGGCGCTGCCATTCATCAATAAAGGCCAACAACGCTTCAATCCAATGGCTGCTTCGAACCACAATACGTTGCCGCTGTTAGGAGCGCCCGCAAGTCCGTTGCCGTTGTTGGGTACGCCCCCTGCATCACATCAGACCACAGTGTATGTATACAACATAGGCGAGGAGACCGAAGAGCTGGCTCTTTGGCAGCTCTTTGGCCCCTATGGTGCCATCGATTCTATAAAAGTGATAAAGGATCCAGAAACTAAGAAAAATAAAGGTTTTGCATTTGTGAACATGCGTGAGTATGATGAGGCTGCGATGGCCATCCAGGCTCTCAATGGGTACACGCTCAATGGACAGGTTCTATCTGTTAGCTTTAAGACACAGAAACGAAGCGGTCAGTGAGTGCGGACGTTGTGACGCCGTCTCTGTGATCATCCTAGGCGGGATGCTTAAACAAAGAATTTTCATTCCAatctcaaaatatttttgtagtcGAGAAGGGATCCTATGTGCATTTCAGATTTAGTCACATAAGTATTTTTGTAAGATTGATAGTTTTATATTTGGCGAGAGCGCGACATGACTATCTGTGTGAGTTTTAGTTGGCTTGACAGTATCATATATGTGTACTCAGTTTATATTGTATGATATAGTATATAGTATCAACTATGTATGACCTGTCGCAATATGTATGTGTTGGGGTGGCGTGGCTCCGCCTCAGCAAACGCGCCTCCGCCCCTCACCCTccagctatttttattttgtgtaaaacAAAACCATTGTATGTTTTTAatctttaataaatttcatgtttaaatagaatttattgtatatttcactatatttttttctatatacaGTTTAATCCCCCTCCTGTTGTCCTTCATTTACTTACATATGCATTATAAtccatataatttatttgtggCAGTAGTTGattattaaatgtatataatgttTTATAGTGACTGGAAGCGGCAGGTCTGCTGTGTAAAATGCTTACATTTTGCATGTTTTGTAATGAAAGCGaacaataagttttattttgtttatgctACCTCAAAGTTTATgaccttaatttttttgttttttatctggcattgtatatatttattttttggtgctGTAGTACAAGTCATGCCATCTAATAGTCTTGCCTTTCGGGACTGTTGAATAATCAGTCACTTTAGGGGCTTCGAGTAGGTTCATTAGCAAATTGCCAAGTTGTCGAAACGCGTACGATCGTATTTAAAATACAAGTACATAATATTTACTACTACGTTAATGATCTGTATTACAAGGAATAAGTTAGGGATTAAAATGACTGCCACAATTTATGTGCTAAAAGCATCTAGGTGCCTACTCTGTGTTGACGAGACTCTAAACAACAGTTTTAGGAGTGAAAGTAGAAAGTTATATTACTCATTACGCCTTCTTAAATGGTGAGTATATTgacgtaataataaaaaaggaatttttGAGACTTAATGTTTCTAGTCGTatagattttaaaaatattttgatacacTCACAAAGCAGAATATTATATTCTACATACTTTATCGCGATTTACGGTAATCCTTTGATCGTAAATGAAAAATTTCATgcatatttattacaaacagtTCTAATAAAATTTTGAGTTTGCCTACATCATTCTGTTTTATAACTACTACGCTGAACAGATAAGACGGTCCAATGGGCTGATAAATGTAAACTTGACGAACCCAAAAGTCTAAATTGTTTAAACGTAAATCTTGTGTAGGGTATCTATAAATGTAGTTTAGCATAAACAACTAAATTTTCCGGGATGTAACTCCATTAATCGTGGCGATGACGTACAGTTCAacgattttaaattcaaaactcgTTTAGTGCTTGTTACGAATGACAAATATAGAAGCGTTCGAAATTTGTAATAATTCGTATTTATTTAGCTTTGAAATATAATCGCGAAAAATATGAAATCTAACTTTGATATTTAGTTTATTCTTACCTCTAAGTCTATTTAAGACAATTAGTGGACGaataagaactaaattgataatttcatcttgagacatggatGTGAAAAATCAAACTACATTGAAATAACAACACTCTTATGCTTAGAACCAGAACGTGTATTACTTTGCCGAAATAGGCTGTTACTAACTCGTGCAGGCTTCACTGAGACTGAAGCTAGGGAAACATGGATAGGAAAATAAGATCAGGGATTTCACTAGCAAGGAGGAAGGAGAGGCGGTATAGCTGTGCCTTCTAATCGATAGTGAGATAGATTTTATTAAAGACCCGCTATAATTAAGAAACAAACCATTCCTAATGCTAGCATACCAAAAACCGAATggtctgaaataacaaaatgaGTCatcaaagtatttaaaaaaaaaaacgctcacATAAAGTATGACGCTGTAAAGGGACATGTTAACTTTAGTATTATCATTCTGCCGATACCGTTTAACTTTTATCAGTTTCCGACATTGTCAAACTATGTACATATAAGCTGAATGTTtcgtgataaaataaataatcctTGCGTGCTTATTCTCGCGTGCTAAAATTATTAGACagctttttttttgcattatacAAATTTTCGTTAGATAGGTATATTCCAACAGTAAAGTAATTAATGTTTTGAATAGCAATTATTACGACTCCAAAGAAGaagataaaacattattttgtgtTTATCGTTGCTCTGACTTCCACCGCATGCTGATATCAACGTTTATATGTATTTTCAGCAAATAATGCTTCTTtggaattaaaaacaatattgtgaTATTATACGAGTATCTTGCTGTCGAAAATAGATTTAAGATAAATAGTAGACACTATATTGTGTACTAATCGCGTTAAAAAAGTAAGGTAGATCACCTTTTTTTCGCTATTATCTTCCAACCAATATTTGAACGCCATCACTATCGGGTTCTTGAAAAATCGAGTTCAAATCACTTGTCCTTCCCAAGGGCACGGTCTATAAATATTTACGTACACTGCCGACCATTCAACGACCTTTTAACAGTCGCGAGTCTGCAGTGTAACCCCGATGTCTGGTCGTGAGATACCTAAATGCAAACTCGAATGTTTCGATACTGCACTGGTTTAACtcaataatagtaaataaataaataataaataaataaatatttactaacaatcacgtcacgttaactggtcccgtgataagttcgtaaagaacttgtgttactggtaccagataatggaaaaataaatgtaagacttttattatacacatacatatatttaatatacatccataaccctggaaaagacatttatatttatcatacaaatatcttcccttggcgggattcgaacccgcaacccccttgtgtagtgaccatgtcacttaccactacaccagacggccgttaatagtATAAATAAAGAAGTACTAATTTGAAGGAGATGACGTTTATTTCTGATGACAAGT
This genomic window contains:
- the LOC101737537 gene encoding ELAV-like protein 1, whose product is MQNDMENGGGDANTNVSPTKLMVNYIPELMTRDMMYALFSAMGKIESCKLIANRGYGFVEYEKHEDAEKARAAFNGLLMQGKTLKVSFALLNPENKVSHKPDTESNLYISNLPPDMTLERLNTLFSPFGNITNSRVSQGIGFVCYETRQQAEDAIKHMNGQCPIPGAGAVIVKFANKPNANKNAPRPSARSGVGAPPIAYNGATAVFNGSTPAAFNGTNISAAFGARAYATGFPQASPPPLLPSPGKALPFINKGQQRFNPMAASNHNTLPLLGAPASPLPLLGTPPASHQTTVYVYNIGEETEELALWQLFGPYGAIDSIKVIKDPETKKNKGFAFVNMREYDEAAMAIQALNGYTLNGQVLSVSFKTQKRSGQ